The Streptomyces sp. NL15-2K genome contains a region encoding:
- a CDS encoding DUF742 domain-containing protein → MSAPRRPTDPSGLERYYVLTGGRSGPGGSASSLDVATLIVSRAAPLPGMQHEHEEILRRCRDPLSVAELGAHLGLPFNILAVLLADLLEAGRVEARDPIPAHHAGRGPDLALLEEVLSGLERL, encoded by the coding sequence ATGAGTGCTCCCCGCCGGCCCACGGACCCGTCCGGTCTCGAGCGCTACTACGTCCTGACCGGGGGACGTAGCGGACCGGGCGGTTCGGCGTCGAGTCTCGACGTGGCTACCCTCATCGTCTCCCGCGCCGCCCCCCTCCCGGGCATGCAGCACGAGCACGAGGAGATTCTCCGGCGCTGCCGCGACCCGCTGTCCGTGGCCGAACTCGGCGCCCACCTCGGATTGCCGTTCAACATTCTCGCGGTGCTGCTGGCGGATCTGCTCGAGGCAGGCCGCGTCGAAGCCCGTGACCCCATCCCGGCGCACCACGCGGGTCGCGGGCCCGACCTCGCGCTCCTTGAGGAGGTACTCAGTGGACTTGAAAGGCTTTGA
- a CDS encoding DUF4235 domain-containing protein — protein MAKKKKLKLPLAYQPIGFVLGWSSGWLAGLAFRKTWMAIRHEEDAPDALDRDRGWGEILLAAAIQGAIFAAVRSAVDRTGAKAIERKTGVWPAGEKGGRD, from the coding sequence ATGGCCAAGAAGAAGAAACTGAAGCTCCCCCTCGCCTACCAGCCCATCGGCTTCGTGCTGGGCTGGTCGAGCGGCTGGCTGGCGGGGCTCGCCTTCCGCAAGACGTGGATGGCTATCCGGCACGAGGAGGACGCGCCCGACGCGCTGGACCGGGACCGCGGCTGGGGAGAGATCCTGCTGGCCGCCGCGATCCAGGGCGCCATCTTCGCCGCGGTACGCAGCGCGGTGGACCGCACGGGCGCGAAGGCCATCGAACGCAAGACCGGTGTCTGGCCGGCCGGCGAGAAAGGCGGGCGCGACTGA
- a CDS encoding glutathione S-transferase C-terminal domain-containing protein: MDSANSANSTNSADGGNSAYGRKTFKRSKSHFTDRVTSDGRDGWPVEPGRYRLVVSRACPWASRSLVSRRLLGLEDALSVAIADPIQDDRSWRFTLDPDGRDPVLGIRYLSEAYDRRESDYPGGVSVPAIVDVPSGKLVTNDYQRITLDLATEWTALHREGAPDLYPRALREEIDAVMADVYEDVNNGVYRAGFATGQEEYEAACAGVFRRLELLAPRLARQRYLVGDTITEADIRLFTTLVRFDAVYHGHFKCNRWKLAENEVLWAYVRDLYQTPGFGDTVDFDHIKRHYYQVHTGINPTGIVPLGPDLSGWLTAHHREELGGRPFGDGTPPGPVPPDEEVPARGRP; the protein is encoded by the coding sequence CGCGGACGGCGGTAACAGCGCATACGGCAGGAAGACGTTCAAGCGGTCCAAGAGCCATTTCACGGACCGGGTCACGTCGGACGGCCGGGACGGCTGGCCGGTGGAGCCCGGCCGCTACCGTCTGGTGGTCAGCCGTGCCTGTCCGTGGGCGAGCCGGTCGCTGGTCTCCCGGCGGCTTCTCGGTCTGGAGGACGCGCTGTCCGTTGCCATCGCCGACCCGATCCAGGACGACCGCAGTTGGCGTTTCACCCTCGACCCCGACGGCCGCGACCCGGTCCTCGGCATCCGCTACCTCAGCGAGGCCTACGACCGGCGGGAGAGCGACTACCCGGGTGGAGTGAGCGTGCCCGCGATCGTGGACGTGCCCAGCGGCAAGCTGGTCACCAACGACTACCAGCGGATCACCCTGGACCTCGCCACCGAGTGGACGGCCCTGCACCGGGAGGGTGCGCCCGATCTGTACCCGAGGGCGCTGCGCGAGGAGATCGACGCGGTGATGGCGGACGTCTACGAGGACGTCAACAACGGCGTGTACCGGGCGGGCTTCGCCACCGGCCAGGAGGAGTACGAGGCCGCGTGCGCGGGCGTCTTCCGGCGCCTGGAGCTGCTGGCGCCCCGGCTGGCCCGGCAGCGCTATCTCGTCGGCGACACGATCACCGAGGCGGACATCCGGCTGTTCACCACCCTGGTCCGCTTCGACGCCGTCTACCACGGCCACTTCAAGTGCAACCGCTGGAAGCTGGCGGAGAACGAGGTCCTGTGGGCGTACGTCCGCGACCTCTATCAGACGCCGGGCTTCGGCGACACCGTCGACTTCGACCACATCAAGCGGCACTACTACCAGGTGCACACCGGCATCAATCCGACCGGCATCGTGCCTCTCGGGCCCGATCTGTCGGGGTGGCTGACGGCGCATCACCGGGAGGAGCTGGGCGGCCGGCCGTTCGGCGACGGGACACCACCCGGGCCGGTCCCCCCGGACGAGGAGGTCCCGGCACGGGGGCGGCCCTGA
- a CDS encoding VOC family protein — translation MALVKAGVVVLDCADPEKLAEFYKELLEAEQTEESANRVEIRGADGIRLAFRRDMNATPPSWPRPENALQAHLDFLVEDLDDAERKVVGLGGRPLETKDAPGPHEERGYSDPSGHSFTLRLTTSTAPKQG, via the coding sequence ATGGCCTTGGTGAAAGCGGGTGTCGTCGTGCTCGACTGCGCCGACCCCGAGAAGCTCGCGGAGTTCTACAAGGAGCTGCTGGAGGCCGAGCAGACCGAGGAGAGCGCCAACCGGGTGGAGATCAGGGGCGCCGACGGCATCCGGCTGGCCTTCCGCCGCGACATGAACGCGACGCCCCCGAGCTGGCCCCGCCCGGAGAACGCCCTCCAGGCCCACCTCGACTTCCTGGTGGAGGACCTTGACGACGCTGAGCGCAAGGTGGTCGGCCTGGGTGGCCGCCCACTGGAGACCAAGGACGCACCCGGCCCCCACGAGGAACGCGGCTACTCCGACCCGTCAGGCCACTCCTTCACGCTGCGCCTCACCACTTCCACCGCACCGAAGCAGGGTTGA
- a CDS encoding cytochrome P450 — translation MSDQTLNGPDTPRGCPVAHGGADLARLYGPEAATDPLGIYERLRKEHGSVAPVLLEGDVPAWLVLGYRDNRRVLDNPRQFSRDARIWRDWREGRVSETSPLIPMVGWRPDCVSQDGEPHRRLRGAVTDGLLAASSRGVRRHATYFANKQIDAFADAGRADLVADYAEHLPMLVLTRILGLPTADGLRLVESCAHVFKGGEGALEHNDRIMHILAELAERKRAEPGSDFATALLEHPAGLDHDEVVSHLRLVLIAAHTTTSNLLARVLQLVLTDAARLSGLVSGQMNISSVVEEVMWETPPLSVLPGRFATADLELGGHHIQEGELLILGLAAGNLDPEVRPDSAVALQGNQSHLAFSAGPHECPGQNIGQSIIEIGVNVLLHRLPDLRLAVSSEELSSTASTWESRLDSLPVEFSV, via the coding sequence ATGAGCGACCAGACCTTAAACGGCCCCGACACCCCACGCGGCTGCCCGGTCGCGCACGGCGGGGCCGATCTCGCCCGGCTGTACGGGCCGGAGGCGGCGACCGACCCGCTCGGCATCTACGAGCGGCTGCGCAAGGAGCACGGGTCCGTGGCGCCGGTGCTGCTGGAGGGTGACGTCCCCGCCTGGCTGGTCCTCGGCTACCGCGACAACCGGCGGGTGCTGGACAATCCGCGCCAGTTCAGCCGGGACGCGCGGATCTGGCGGGACTGGCGGGAGGGGCGTGTTTCCGAGACGTCACCGTTGATCCCGATGGTCGGCTGGCGGCCCGACTGCGTCTCCCAGGACGGCGAACCGCACCGCCGGTTGCGCGGCGCGGTCACGGACGGGCTGCTCGCGGCGTCCAGCCGCGGCGTGCGGCGACACGCCACGTACTTCGCGAACAAACAGATCGACGCGTTCGCCGACGCCGGGCGCGCCGACCTGGTGGCCGACTACGCCGAACACCTGCCGATGCTCGTGCTCACCCGAATCCTGGGCCTTCCCACGGCGGACGGGCTACGCCTGGTCGAGTCGTGCGCCCACGTTTTCAAAGGCGGCGAGGGCGCCCTCGAGCACAACGACCGGATCATGCACATCCTCGCGGAACTCGCCGAGCGCAAGCGGGCCGAGCCGGGCTCCGACTTCGCCACGGCCCTGCTGGAGCACCCGGCCGGCCTCGACCACGACGAGGTCGTCAGCCATCTGCGCCTGGTGCTGATCGCCGCGCACACCACCACCAGCAACCTGCTGGCCCGCGTCCTGCAACTGGTCCTCACCGACGCTGCCCGGCTGTCGGGTCTGGTCAGCGGGCAGATGAACATCTCCTCGGTGGTGGAGGAGGTCATGTGGGAGACCCCGCCGCTGTCGGTGTTGCCGGGCCGGTTCGCGACCGCCGACCTGGAGCTCGGAGGCCATCACATCCAGGAGGGAGAACTGCTCATCCTGGGCCTGGCCGCCGGCAATCTCGACCCGGAGGTACGGCCCGACTCGGCCGTCGCCCTGCAGGGCAACCAGTCGCACCTGGCGTTCAGCGCCGGACCGCACGAGTGCCCGGGGCAGAACATCGGCCAGTCCATCATCGAGATCGGCGTGAACGTCCTGCTGCACCGGCTGCCGGACCTGCGCCTGGCCGTGTCGTCGGAGGAGCTCTCCTCGACCGCCTCCACCTGGGAGTCCCGGCTCGACAGCCTGCCGGTCGAGTTCTCCGTCTGA
- a CDS encoding ATP/GTP-binding protein, which translates to MDLKGFDHPGGPEAGGTRSVKVMIAGGFGTGKTTMVRSVSDIKPLTTEETLTQASAGVDHLIGVADKTETTVSLDFGKIGINEQLVLYLFGTPGQERFWFLWNGLFKGALGAVVLVDTRRLASSFRAIEEMERQNVPFVIALNVFPDSKEHPIEEIRDALDISPHTPVVACDARDRASSRDVLVALIRHLKERSAVALESR; encoded by the coding sequence GTGGACTTGAAAGGCTTTGACCATCCCGGCGGCCCGGAGGCCGGGGGCACCCGCTCGGTGAAGGTGATGATCGCCGGCGGTTTCGGCACCGGCAAGACCACCATGGTCCGCTCGGTCAGTGACATCAAGCCGCTCACCACCGAGGAGACCCTCACCCAGGCCAGCGCCGGCGTCGACCACCTCATCGGCGTCGCCGACAAGACGGAGACCACCGTCAGCCTGGACTTCGGCAAGATCGGCATCAACGAGCAGCTGGTGCTCTACCTCTTCGGCACGCCGGGCCAGGAACGCTTCTGGTTCCTGTGGAACGGCCTGTTCAAGGGCGCGCTCGGCGCGGTCGTCCTGGTGGACACCCGCCGGCTCGCCTCCAGCTTCCGGGCGATCGAGGAGATGGAGCGGCAGAACGTCCCGTTCGTCATCGCCCTGAACGTCTTCCCGGACTCCAAGGAGCACCCCATCGAAGAGATCCGGGACGCGTTGGACATCTCCCCGCACACCCCGGTCGTGGCCTGCGACGCCCGCGACCGGGCCTCCAGCCGTGACGTACTCGTCGCCCTGATACGTCACTTGAAGGAACGCTCCGCCGTCGCACTGGAGTCCCGATGA
- a CDS encoding roadblock/LC7 domain-containing protein, which translates to MTQQGTDVSWALRDLVESIPEIRFALVASSDGKAITSYGAEDPDDVDRFAAVVAGLQALAQPVAEQFPKYAGQLRLAMIEVDGGHLFVVRAGVETYLGVLAREGLDQGLLGHQMRDLARRMGELLGTTPRLEEHSG; encoded by the coding sequence ATGACGCAACAGGGAACAGACGTGAGCTGGGCGCTGCGCGATCTGGTGGAGTCCATCCCGGAGATCCGCTTCGCCCTCGTGGCCTCCAGCGACGGCAAGGCCATCACCTCCTACGGTGCCGAAGACCCCGACGACGTGGACCGTTTCGCGGCCGTGGTGGCCGGACTGCAGGCGCTGGCCCAGCCGGTGGCCGAGCAGTTCCCCAAATACGCGGGGCAGCTGCGGCTGGCGATGATCGAGGTCGACGGCGGCCACCTCTTCGTCGTTCGCGCGGGTGTGGAGACGTATCTCGGTGTCCTCGCCAGGGAAGGCCTCGACCAGGGCCTGCTGGGACACCAGATGAGGGATCTCGCCCGCAGGATGGGCGAACTCCTCGGCACCACTCCGCGCCTGGAGGAGCACTCTGGATGA
- a CDS encoding pyridoxamine 5'-phosphate oxidase family protein, with product MSRPPARPAKQRKQDTLHRLEHDEDTWVATADGDGGAPYLVPLSFLWDGSSLLLATPATSPTGRNLRTTGMARLGIGPTRDVVIVEGTVDTLTPAELPEEEADLFAARTGFDPRQLSTPYLYFRVRPRRIQAWREANELDGRELMRDGEWLVAD from the coding sequence ATGTCCCGACCCCCCGCACGCCCCGCCAAGCAGCGCAAGCAGGACACCCTGCACCGTCTGGAGCACGACGAGGACACGTGGGTCGCCACGGCCGACGGCGACGGGGGAGCGCCGTACCTCGTCCCGTTGTCCTTCCTCTGGGACGGTTCGTCCCTGCTCCTGGCCACCCCGGCCACCAGCCCGACCGGCCGGAACCTCAGGACGACCGGCATGGCACGCCTCGGCATCGGGCCCACCCGCGACGTCGTGATCGTCGAGGGCACGGTCGACACCCTCACTCCGGCCGAGCTGCCCGAGGAGGAGGCCGACCTCTTCGCGGCCAGGACCGGGTTCGATCCCCGTCAGCTCTCCACGCCCTACCTGTACTTCCGCGTCCGGCCCCGCCGGATCCAGGCCTGGCGGGAGGCGAACGAGCTGGACGGGCGTGAGCTGATGCGAGACGGAGAGTGGCTGGTCGCCGACTGA
- a CDS encoding ATP-binding protein, which yields MELATPPPAARAPVAWYSWWLLPLALGGGTVTATFMSSERITVAVAGAAATAAGAVCVRLLVRTRGQLQRAESSFRTSQAEHSQQWQQHVAGLERKYSAERAAQEAQFADQAGAYEVQLVEQSRTFEERIAEQTQAYEERLADQAKSYETQLTDQAEVWQEQLAHQQDAVARLADEQLPDALKRLREGEAIDDLLPTTNQCAKVNADLQAELRKILRTALIGVEEEFNRSTSAEQAVISIGNRIHVLTSKLRGRLHEMQGEHGRLPAVARGLMELDQEIGPADCLAASIGVLGGSDRPGRQWQEPQRLLSVVRGGIGRIKDFHRIEVRQLPELGVDGGLVDHLTLIFAHLLDNAARYSPPTEPVVVSGKEVPNGVGIEIQDSGKGLSEEKRREAEHALGGTGTGPGIGGISEDASIGLRVVGALARRYGIRVTFADSPWLGTSVVVVVPHKYFSQLPAAVPAATAPVTQAAAAAPSRGPAAVETEVETTDAVDTTPGGLPRRRSKRNEEVSHQSAERTERTEETGVLAVPPDASFTGLAAFATAGREPTEADGTADGRESAEPRTEESD from the coding sequence ATGGAACTCGCCACTCCGCCCCCGGCGGCGCGGGCCCCTGTCGCCTGGTACAGCTGGTGGTTGCTGCCGCTGGCCTTAGGCGGCGGGACGGTTACCGCCACGTTCATGAGCTCCGAGCGAATAACCGTGGCCGTCGCGGGTGCCGCCGCGACGGCGGCCGGCGCCGTGTGCGTACGCCTGCTCGTCCGCACGCGCGGCCAACTGCAGCGGGCGGAGAGCTCCTTCCGCACCTCGCAGGCCGAGCACTCCCAGCAGTGGCAGCAGCACGTGGCCGGGCTGGAGCGGAAGTACTCGGCCGAACGCGCCGCCCAGGAGGCGCAGTTCGCCGACCAGGCGGGCGCCTACGAGGTGCAACTCGTCGAGCAGTCGCGGACCTTCGAGGAACGCATCGCCGAGCAGACCCAGGCGTACGAGGAACGGCTGGCAGACCAGGCCAAGTCCTACGAGACCCAGCTCACCGACCAGGCCGAGGTCTGGCAGGAGCAGCTGGCGCACCAGCAGGACGCCGTCGCCCGCCTCGCCGACGAGCAACTGCCGGACGCGCTCAAGCGCCTGCGGGAGGGCGAGGCCATCGACGACCTCCTGCCCACCACCAACCAGTGCGCGAAGGTCAACGCCGACCTCCAGGCCGAACTCCGCAAGATCCTCAGGACCGCCCTGATCGGCGTCGAGGAGGAGTTCAACCGGTCGACCTCAGCCGAGCAGGCCGTCATCAGCATCGGCAACCGCATTCACGTGCTGACCAGCAAGCTCCGCGGTCGCCTGCACGAGATGCAGGGCGAGCACGGACGCCTGCCGGCCGTCGCCCGCGGTCTGATGGAACTCGACCAGGAGATCGGCCCCGCCGACTGTCTCGCCGCCAGCATCGGCGTGCTGGGCGGCTCGGACCGGCCCGGCCGGCAGTGGCAGGAGCCGCAGCGCCTGCTGAGCGTGGTGCGCGGTGGCATCGGCCGGATCAAGGACTTCCACCGGATCGAGGTGCGCCAGCTGCCCGAACTCGGCGTCGACGGCGGCCTGGTGGACCACCTCACGCTGATCTTCGCCCACCTGCTCGACAACGCGGCCCGCTACTCGCCGCCCACCGAGCCGGTGGTCGTCTCCGGCAAGGAGGTCCCCAACGGCGTCGGCATCGAGATCCAGGACTCCGGCAAGGGCCTGAGCGAGGAGAAGAGGCGCGAGGCCGAGCACGCCCTCGGGGGCACCGGGACCGGCCCGGGCATCGGCGGCATCTCCGAGGACGCCAGCATCGGCCTGCGAGTCGTCGGAGCCCTCGCCCGCCGTTACGGCATCCGCGTCACCTTCGCGGACTCGCCCTGGCTCGGTACCTCCGTGGTCGTCGTGGTACCGCACAAGTACTTCAGCCAGCTGCCCGCGGCGGTCCCCGCGGCCACCGCCCCGGTGACCCAGGCCGCAGCGGCGGCTCCGTCCCGTGGACCGGCCGCCGTCGAGACCGAGGTCGAGACGACCGACGCCGTGGACACCACGCCCGGCGGACTGCCCCGGCGCAGGAGCAAGCGGAACGAGGAGGTGTCGCACCAGTCGGCCGAGCGCACCGAGCGGACCGAGGAGACGGGAGTCTTGGCCGTCCCGCCGGACGCGTCCTTCACCGGCCTGGCCGCTTTCGCCACCGCGGGACGCGAGCCCACGGAGGCAGACGGTACGGCCGACGGCCGCGAGTCCGCAGAGCCCCGCACTGAAGAGAGCGACTAG